Proteins encoded together in one Terriglobales bacterium window:
- the rph gene encoding ribonuclease PH, translating into MIYRSDNRAADQMRPVRIVPDYVSTAEGSALIEVGNTRVICTASIEEAVPQFRRGSGKGWITGEYGMIPRATLTRTPRESARGRQGGRTHEIQRLIGRSLRAVTDLERMGERTIWVDCDVIQADGGTRTASITGAFIAVGLAMQRLVEAGTLSAAPLRDFVAATSVGIVEGEILLDLTYEEDSQAEVDLNFVMTGARKIVEVQATAEQKPFDEQQLRRMIELAGRGIDSLIAKQQGVLSGLMLRQ; encoded by the coding sequence ATGATCTACCGCTCGGACAATCGCGCCGCCGACCAGATGCGCCCAGTGCGCATCGTGCCCGACTACGTCTCCACCGCTGAGGGCTCCGCCCTGATCGAGGTGGGCAACACACGCGTGATTTGCACGGCATCCATCGAGGAAGCGGTGCCGCAGTTCCGACGCGGCTCGGGTAAGGGGTGGATCACAGGCGAGTACGGCATGATCCCGCGCGCCACGCTGACGCGGACTCCGCGGGAGTCGGCGAGGGGGCGCCAGGGCGGGCGCACGCACGAGATCCAGCGATTGATTGGGCGCTCGCTGCGAGCGGTAACCGATCTGGAGCGCATGGGTGAGCGAACCATATGGGTGGACTGCGATGTGATTCAGGCCGACGGCGGGACGCGCACCGCCTCCATCACCGGCGCCTTCATCGCCGTGGGGCTGGCGATGCAGCGGCTGGTGGAGGCGGGGACGCTTTCGGCGGCGCCGCTGCGGGATTTCGTAGCCGCCACCAGCGTGGGCATCGTGGAAGGCGAGATCCTACTCGACCTGACGTACGAAGAGGATTCGCAGGCGGAAGTGGACCTGAACTTCGTCATGACCGGCGCCCGGAAGATCGTCGAAGTGCAGGCCACGGCAGAGCAGAAGCCGTTCGACGAGCAGCAGTTGCGCCGCATGATCGAGCTGGCGGGACGCGGCATTGACTCGCTCATCGCCAAGCAACAGGGAGTGCTCAGCGGGCTGATGCTGCGACAGTGA